Sequence from the Wielerella bovis genome:
ACGGTTAAGTTTGTTGGCAAATGTGGCGGCTAATGCTTCGTTGAGCGGTGCTGCCCACATATTTTTTTGTGCAAAATGTAGGGTGTATTCATCGGTTTGATACAGCAAACTGTTGCTTTTGAGTGGTTCGGACAACACGATGTTGATGCCGACTGTTTGGCTGTGTTTGCTGGGTAATTTAAATGCGCTATCGGGGAGTTGATAGTATTGGGTGCTGGTGGCGGTGCTGCTGCACGCGGTGAGTAAGATGGCGGTAATAATGGGCAGAAATTTGTTCATGGTGGTATCCGTTGGGTTGTGGCAACCTATAGTCGTTTTAAATTCAAATAAGACAAGGCGACAGCAACCGCCGTGTACACCTAGTACATAAGGGAGCTGGCAACGCGGTATTATTTGAATTTTAAACGACTATAAAGCGTGGGTATGGCGGCGCAACGCCATGTCCGTGGACAAATAGCGTTTTTTATTTTTTCAGGCTGCTTTTTGGTTGATGACGCAAAAAGCAGCCTGAAAATTTTATTTTCCTTTGGGTATAGGGTCTTTACCGCTGCGGTTAAAAATCAAGGCGTTGGGTTGCTCTTTGAGTGTGTTGAGCACGGGTTGGGCGTTTTGCAAGGTACGGTCTATGCTTTGCAAGGTGGCTTGGACGTCTTGATACATGGGCGATTGCGGTGAAATGCCTTGCAGGGTTTGGCGCAATTCGGTCAGTGTTTTGTTTAATTCGCGCGGCAGATTTTGGGTGCTGTTTTGTCCGACCAGTTTGTTAGCAGAGGCTAACATGGTTTGGGCGGATTTGAGTGTGGTTTGCAATTCTTTCAGGCTGCCATTGAGTTCGCCTACGGTTTTATCTAATGGTAAGGCGTTGAATTTGTCCAATAATTTGGAGACTTGTGCTTGTAAATCGTCTAAACCGCCGCCGCGTGTGGCGATGACGATGTCGCCGCCATAATCGTGTTGTGGTTTGAGTACGGGGCTGTTGTCTCTGGCTTCTTCCAATGCGATGAGTTTGCTGCCAAGTACGAGATTATTGCTGCTTATGGTTGCGCTTAATCCTTTGTTTAGGGCAGCCTGAATGGTGTTTTGCCAGTATTCTTCGCTTTGTGGTGAACCGCCCTGCTCTATTCTGTCTGGGTCTATGCGTAGGCGGACGGGAATATAGCCGTTTTGGAACAGTTTTTGGCTGTCGTTGCCTTGAAAATAGGGTACATTGGCAACGCTGCCGATGCGTATGCCTTTGTATTCTACGGGTGCGCCAACATCCAAACCGCGCACGGAATTGTTGAAAAAGGCGACATAGTACAAGGTGCGTTCGTTGGGCTGGTTTTCAATTTCAGCACGGTCGTTGTGAATGGTAAATGTTGCGCCGCTTTGTACGGTTAATGTGGGGTCGTTGGCAGCTATATTGGGTGTGTCAAACGAAATTGCGCCTGATAATAAGGCAGATAGGGGTGCGCTGTTCACTTTAATGCCACCGCCGTCTAAACGCACATCAATGCCGTTATCTAACCAAAAACGGCTGTTGGCTTTGACCAAATTTTCGTGCGGACTTTGGACAAAAATGCTGTATTGCACGCTTTGGTCAGCAGGGTTGAACTTGGCACTTTCTACTGTGCCGACCGTGTAATTTTCGTATAACACGGGGCTGCCTGCGCTAATCATTTTGCTGTTTTTGCCTGTCAGTGTGAAACGTACGCCTGTTTGACCCAATGCGGTAATCGGTGGCAATTCGGAAACGGTGAATTCGTGTGCTTCTTCGCTGCTGCTACCGGGGTTGAAGGCGATGTATGAACCTGATAATAAAGTGCCTAATCCTGTGATGCCGTTTTGGTCAATGCGTGGTTTGACGACCCAAAATTGGGTGTCTTTACGCATAAATTCGGCAGTATCGCGGTTGAGTTTGGCGATGATTTCTACGCCACTTTTGTCTGGACGCAATCTCACTTTGACCACGCGCCCAACTTCTACATTCAATACGCGAATGGTGGTGGTGTTCACTTCAATTCCATCGGCATTGTCCATATAAAGTGTGATTTCGGGTCCTTGTGAACGGATATTTTTGACAAGCAAATAGCCACCGACAATCGCGGCTGCCAATGGAATCAGCCAAACGGTGGATACCAGTGTTTTGCTGGGACGGATTTTGGCGGTTTGTGGTTCGTTGGATGTGGTCATAATTGAATCGTATTAAGGCAGCCTGAAAAAGATAATACGTTTTTTTCAGGCTGCTTTTAATTAACAAATAAAAAAATTTCAGGCTGCATGGTTTAAATCATCTTCATCATTGATATTGTATAAGAATTGCCACATTTTGTTCTCCTAAAATAGGTTTCAGGCTGCCTGAAATGCCCGTATGCGTTTATTTAATTCGTGAATCACAATATGGCTGTTGCTGCCAAATGTAATGTCATCATCGCTTTGCACCATGCGTTCCAAATTTAATTTAATTTGACGTTCAGGTGTAAAAATGATGATGCCGACATCTTCATCCCAAGCTCTTCTATTCGCAGTACGTTGCTCATACCAATGAACCACTTGTTCAATTTCTGTGTATTTCAGGCTGCCTGAATGGGGATAAACATGAAAATACAAGCTGTCATGATTCAAACAAATACATTCCGTTTTTTTGCCGTTCCAATGATAAAGCAAACGCAGTTCCCGACTTATTTTGACACACAACCATACCAATATGCCAATCGCCATTAAAACAATCAACCATACTTCATCAAACGGTATTTGCAGCAATAAATACAGGAATATCGCAAGAATACACAAAGCCGAAAAACCATACACCAGCAATGGAAAAATCAAGTTGGGACAAGGTTGAAAAAACCATTGCTGTTGTTGTAAGTATAATTTTGACATTTTCAGGCTGCCTGAAAAGTTTTTAAGCTGGTGTTTTCGTGTGCCAATCGCTATTCAACTGCATTTGGTGTGCCACGCCCAAGATTTGGCTTTCGCGGAAATAATTGCCAATCAGTTGCACGCCAATCGGCAAACCGCTCGCGCTGAAGCCAGCAGGCAAACTCAACGCAGGCAAACCTGCCAAATTGACCGCAATCGTATAAATATCAGACAAATAGGCTTGTACAGGGTCGCTGTTCAATTCTCCCAATTTGGGCGCGGCAGTTGGCGCATTCGGAGCCAAAATCACATCGCATTTTTCAAAGGCTGCCTGAAAATCATTCGCCACCAAACGGCGCAAT
This genomic interval carries:
- a CDS encoding PqiC family protein; protein product: MNKFLPIITAILLTACSSTATSTQYYQLPDSAFKLPSKHSQTVGINIVLSEPLKSNSLLYQTDEYTLHFAQKNMWAAPLNEALAATFANKLNRISSLNYLPKIQTNGSNLTIYLDRFQGTYRGETEISGYAQWSNGTRRAFSVNTPQQGDGYGAMLDSLNAGLETAAQQIAQ
- the pqiB gene encoding intermembrane transport protein PqiB, which produces MTTSNEPQTAKIRPSKTLVSTVWLIPLAAAIVGGYLLVKNIRSQGPEITLYMDNADGIEVNTTTIRVLNVEVGRVVKVRLRPDKSGVEIIAKLNRDTAEFMRKDTQFWVVKPRIDQNGITGLGTLLSGSYIAFNPGSSSEEAHEFTVSELPPITALGQTGVRFTLTGKNSKMISAGSPVLYENYTVGTVESAKFNPADQSVQYSIFVQSPHENLVKANSRFWLDNGIDVRLDGGGIKVNSAPLSALLSGAISFDTPNIAANDPTLTVQSGATFTIHNDRAEIENQPNERTLYYVAFFNNSVRGLDVGAPVEYKGIRIGSVANVPYFQGNDSQKLFQNGYIPVRLRIDPDRIEQGGSPQSEEYWQNTIQAALNKGLSATISSNNLVLGSKLIALEEARDNSPVLKPQHDYGGDIVIATRGGGLDDLQAQVSKLLDKFNALPLDKTVGELNGSLKELQTTLKSAQTMLASANKLVGQNSTQNLPRELNKTLTELRQTLQGISPQSPMYQDVQATLQSIDRTLQNAQPVLNTLKEQPNALIFNRSGKDPIPKGK